In Candidatus Micrarchaeota archaeon, a single genomic region encodes these proteins:
- a CDS encoding iron-sulfur cluster assembly scaffold protein — MDEMVRKLKQRSTILKHFTRDVSDDYDCFGRSEECGEQIAVYLKIKNGTLEDAVFGGMNMSFILKAIADIILDAMVGRKVEELKHMKREDWLSLSGLEHLDPTKRDVAYLAIRAIENALSQC, encoded by the coding sequence ATGGACGAGATGGTTCGCAAACTTAAACAACGGAGCACTATACTTAAACATTTTACAAGAGACGTTTCTGATGATTACGACTGTTTCGGTCGGTCTGAAGAATGTGGAGAACAGATTGCCGTATATCTTAAGATAAAGAACGGCACTCTCGAAGATGCAGTGTTCGGAGGTATGAACATGTCTTTTATTCTGAAGGCGATAGCGGACATTATCCTGGATGCTATGGTCGGACGGAAGGTAGAAGAATTGAAACATATGAAACGTGAAGATTGGTTGTCTTTGTCAGGACTTGAACATCTTGATCCGACCAAACGTGATGTTGCGTATCTGGCAATTCGTGCTATCGAGAATGCATTGTCACAATGTTGA